One region of Polaribacter pectinis genomic DNA includes:
- the lon gene encoding endopeptidase La codes for MTHIKHMSKPKVLSMDNLSLQNMMNEDSELIPLMTPEDEEIINKESVPEILPILPLRNTVLFPGVVIPITAGRDKSIQLIKDANKGSKVIGVVAQKNEEEEEPGLKDIHTTGVVAQILRVLKMPDGNTTVIIQGKKRFEIDTIIQDEPYLKATVKEAVEDREVDDQKEFDAIIDSIKEQALEVIKENPMLPSEASFAIKNIQSNSFLVNFISSNMDLTVAQKQVILEKDNLKERALLALKNLNKELQKLQLRNDIQSKTREDLDQQQREYYLHQQLKTIQEELGGVSNDQELEEMRKQAKSKKWTKEVATTFEKELNRLKRMNPQAAEYGVQRSYLELLLELPWGEYTVDKFDLKRATKILDRDHFGLEKVKERIIEHLAVLKLRNDMKSPIICLYGPPGVGKTSLGKSVAEALGRKYVRMSLGGLRDEAEIRGHRKTYIGAMPGRLIQNLKKAGSSNPVFVLDEIDKLGQSHQGDPSSAMLEVLDPEQNEAFYDNYLEVGYDLSKILFIATANNLGQIPWALRDRMEIINVTGYTIEEKIEIAKRHLLPKQLKEHGLTTEHLKLGKKQIEQIVEGYTRESGVRGLEKKIAKVVRFAAKSIAMEEEYDISLSSEKVEEVLGTPRNRDKYENNGVAGVVTGLAWTQVGGDILFIESILSKGKGNLSITGNLGTVMKESATIALQYIKSNAEEFGIKPEIMEKYNVHIHVPEGATPKDGPSAGITMLTSLVSSYTQRKVKNKLAMTGEITLRGKVLPVGGIKEKILAAKRANIKEIILCEDNRKDILEIKESYLKGLTFHYVSDMKQVIEIALTNQKVKKAKKLV; via the coding sequence ATGACACATATAAAGCACATGAGCAAACCAAAAGTATTAAGTATGGACAATTTGTCGCTTCAAAACATGATGAATGAAGATTCGGAGTTAATTCCTTTAATGACGCCAGAAGATGAGGAAATCATCAACAAAGAAAGTGTACCAGAAATTTTACCAATTTTACCGTTAAGAAATACCGTTTTATTTCCTGGAGTTGTAATTCCTATTACTGCTGGTAGAGATAAATCTATTCAGTTAATAAAAGATGCAAATAAAGGAAGCAAAGTAATTGGTGTTGTTGCACAGAAAAATGAGGAGGAAGAAGAACCTGGTTTAAAAGATATTCATACTACAGGTGTTGTAGCCCAGATTTTACGTGTTTTAAAAATGCCTGATGGAAATACAACTGTTATTATTCAAGGTAAAAAACGTTTCGAGATTGATACAATTATTCAAGATGAACCGTATTTAAAAGCAACCGTAAAAGAAGCTGTAGAAGATAGAGAAGTAGATGACCAAAAAGAGTTTGATGCTATTATAGATTCTATAAAAGAACAAGCTTTAGAGGTAATTAAAGAAAACCCAATGTTGCCTTCAGAAGCTTCATTTGCTATTAAAAATATTCAGTCTAATTCGTTTTTGGTGAATTTTATTTCCTCAAATATGGATTTAACTGTAGCGCAAAAACAAGTAATTTTAGAAAAAGACAATCTAAAAGAACGTGCTTTATTAGCGTTAAAAAACCTAAATAAAGAACTTCAAAAATTACAATTACGTAATGATATTCAGTCTAAAACTCGTGAAGACTTAGACCAACAACAAAGAGAATATTATTTACATCAGCAGTTAAAAACCATTCAAGAAGAATTGGGTGGTGTTTCTAACGACCAAGAATTAGAGGAAATGCGCAAGCAAGCAAAATCTAAAAAATGGACGAAAGAAGTAGCTACAACTTTCGAAAAAGAGTTGAATCGTTTAAAAAGAATGAACCCACAAGCTGCAGAATATGGTGTGCAAAGAAGTTATTTAGAATTGTTGCTAGAATTGCCTTGGGGAGAATATACAGTAGATAAATTCGACCTAAAGAGAGCAACAAAAATTTTAGATAGAGACCATTTTGGTTTAGAAAAAGTAAAAGAAAGAATTATTGAACACTTGGCAGTTTTAAAGTTGAGAAACGATATGAAATCGCCAATAATCTGTTTATACGGACCTCCAGGAGTTGGTAAAACTTCTCTAGGAAAATCGGTTGCAGAAGCATTAGGACGTAAATACGTTAGAATGTCTTTAGGTGGTTTAAGAGACGAAGCAGAAATTCGCGGACACAGAAAAACATACATTGGTGCAATGCCAGGACGTTTAATTCAGAATTTGAAAAAAGCGGGAAGTTCAAACCCAGTTTTTGTTTTAGATGAAATAGATAAGTTAGGGCAAAGTCATCAAGGAGATCCATCTTCTGCAATGTTAGAAGTGTTAGATCCAGAACAAAACGAAGCTTTTTATGACAATTATTTAGAAGTTGGGTACGATTTATCTAAAATCCTTTTCATTGCCACAGCAAATAATTTAGGACAAATTCCTTGGGCTTTGCGCGATAGAATGGAAATTATAAATGTTACTGGGTATACAATTGAAGAAAAAATTGAAATCGCAAAAAGACATTTATTACCAAAACAATTAAAAGAACACGGTTTAACAACCGAACATTTAAAGTTAGGTAAAAAACAAATCGAGCAAATTGTAGAAGGTTATACACGTGAATCTGGTGTTAGAGGTTTAGAAAAGAAAATAGCAAAAGTTGTGCGTTTTGCCGCAAAATCTATTGCTATGGAAGAAGAATATGACATTTCTTTATCATCAGAAAAAGTAGAAGAAGTTCTTGGAACACCAAGAAACAGAGACAAATACGAAAATAATGGCGTTGCAGGAGTTGTAACAGGATTGGCTTGGACACAAGTTGGTGGCGATATTTTATTTATAGAATCTATTTTATCAAAAGGAAAAGGAAACCTTTCTATAACTGGTAATTTAGGAACTGTAATGAAAGAATCTGCAACTATTGCTTTGCAATATATCAAGTCAAACGCAGAAGAATTTGGTATTAAACCAGAAATTATGGAGAAATACAACGTCCATATTCACGTTCCAGAAGGTGCAACACCAAAAGACGGCCCAAGTGCTGGTATTACCATGTTAACCTCTTTAGTTTCTTCGTATACACAACGCAAAGTAAAAAACAAATTAGCAATGACTGGCGAAATCACTTTACGTGGAAAAGTATTACCAGTTGGCGGAATTAAAGAAAAAATATTAGCTGCAAAAAGAGCCAATATTAAAGAAATAATTCTGTGTGAAGACAACAGAAAAGACATTTTAGAAATAAAAGAAAGTTACTTAAAAGGACTAACATTCCATTATGTTTCTGATATGAAACAAGTAATAGAAATCGCACTCACAAATCAAAAAGTGAAGAAAGCTAAAAAATTAGTCTAA